The following are encoded in a window of Oncorhynchus mykiss isolate Arlee chromosome Y, USDA_OmykA_1.1, whole genome shotgun sequence genomic DNA:
- the si:ch211-202f5.3 gene encoding uncharacterized protein si:ch211-202f5.3 — protein sequence MNLSLGSSYGEVTIPRAKLRSAEDSTIIINPMALESTYSNRNSSLNPYGAFKPNGESQAPSDVTKGGDGDASNPSRYNGQSSYTVQEDKEEEVGRSRACCLRCRRK from the coding sequence ATGAATCTGTCTCTGGGCAGCTCTTATGGAGAAGTGACCATCCCTCGGGCCAAGCTACGTTCTGCAGAGGACAGCACGATCATCATCAACCCCATGGCCCTGGAAAGTACCTACAGCAACCGCAACTCTTCCCTCAACCCGTACGGTGCCTTCAAACCCAATGGGGAGTCGCAAGCCCCCTCAGACGTTACCAAGGGTGGGGATGGTGACGCCTCAAACCCCTCGCGCTACAACGGCCAGTCCTCCTACACAGTGCAGGAAGACAAGGAAGAGGAGGTGGGTCGCTCTCGGGCCTGCTGCCTGCGCTGCCGAAGGAAGTGA